A single region of the Anaerostipes rhamnosivorans genome encodes:
- the srlE gene encoding PTS glucitol/sorbitol transporter subunit IIB, whose product MNKPVKITAGSGGFGGPLVVQATETCNKILCMTAIGGIHPLGAKLAQMTGGEAVDGHKNNVPDEEILVAIVDCGGTLRCGIYPQKGIFTINLNPVGQSGPLAKYITPDIYVSAVDENCLSYADGETVMEKKAPEGEKQAGQENKAGEAGEQPGLITRLGIGVGQVVGKFFAAGRETIDMVVKNILPFMAFTSTILGIITATGLGNIIAKTISPLCATLPGMLIISLICAMPFLSPVLGPGAVIAQVVGTLLGSQIAMGKIPAQYALPALFAINAQVGCDFIPVGLSLAECESETIELGVPSVLYSRVITGPVAVVIAFVASFGLYTS is encoded by the coding sequence ATGAATAAGCCAGTAAAGATAACCGCAGGCTCCGGAGGATTCGGAGGTCCGCTTGTAGTTCAGGCAACAGAAACATGCAACAAGATCTTATGTATGACTGCCATCGGCGGCATCCATCCGCTGGGAGCAAAGCTTGCCCAGATGACCGGAGGGGAGGCAGTGGACGGACACAAGAATAATGTGCCCGACGAAGAAATCCTTGTGGCGATCGTGGACTGCGGAGGTACTTTAAGATGTGGGATTTATCCTCAAAAGGGAATCTTTACGATCAACTTGAATCCTGTAGGACAGTCTGGTCCTCTGGCAAAATACATCACTCCTGACATCTATGTATCCGCAGTTGACGAAAACTGTCTCTCCTATGCAGATGGGGAGACGGTCATGGAAAAGAAAGCGCCGGAGGGAGAAAAACAGGCCGGGCAGGAGAATAAAGCTGGGGAAGCAGGCGAACAGCCTGGACTGATCACAAGGCTTGGTATCGGTGTAGGGCAGGTGGTAGGAAAATTCTTTGCCGCAGGACGTGAGACTATTGATATGGTGGTAAAAAATATCCTCCCGTTTATGGCTTTCACAAGTACGATCCTTGGTATTATCACTGCCACAGGACTTGGAAACATCATAGCGAAGACCATCTCGCCTCTGTGTGCCACGCTCCCTGGAATGCTGATCATTTCTCTGATCTGTGCGATGCCGTTTTTGTCACCTGTGCTCGGACCGGGAGCTGTTATCGCGCAGGTGGTGGGAACACTTCTGGGATCTCAGATCGCTATGGGAAAGATTCCGGCCCAGTACGCACTGCCTGCACTATTTGCCATCAATGCCCAGGTGGGCTGTGATTTCATCCCGGTAGGATTGAGTCTCGCGGAATGTGAATCTGAGACCATCGAACTGGGTGTGCCGTCCGTTTTATATTCCCGTGTCATCACAGGACCGGTGGCCGTTGTCATCGCTTTCGTTGCAAGCTTTGGTCTGTATACATCATAG
- the srlA gene encoding PTS glucitol/sorbitol transporter subunit IIC, producing MQVISNLANGFMKLFSTGGQTFLSWVTTIIPTVVCLMTAVNAIIKLIGEDRVEKFCMKITGNRICRYLFLPVIAMICVGNPMAYTFGRFVEEKYKVPFFDAAISFCHPVLGFFPHANAGELFVYMGIAVGIQKLKLPLGDLAVRYFLVGLVVIFIRGMVTERIYLMLSNKYKKMGKKEVAVNE from the coding sequence ATGCAGGTTATATCAAATTTAGCAAATGGGTTTATGAAACTGTTTTCCACGGGAGGGCAGACATTTTTGAGCTGGGTTACCACGATCATTCCCACAGTCGTATGTCTGATGACAGCAGTCAACGCGATCATAAAACTGATCGGTGAAGACCGGGTTGAAAAGTTTTGTATGAAGATCACCGGAAACAGAATATGCCGGTACTTATTCCTGCCTGTGATCGCCATGATTTGTGTTGGAAATCCAATGGCCTACACATTCGGAAGATTTGTAGAAGAAAAGTATAAGGTGCCGTTTTTTGATGCGGCCATCAGCTTTTGTCATCCGGTGCTGGGATTTTTTCCTCATGCCAATGCCGGTGAACTGTTTGTCTACATGGGAATCGCCGTGGGCATCCAGAAGTTAAAGCTTCCTCTGGGAGACTTGGCAGTCCGATATTTTCTGGTAGGACTTGTCGTCATCTTCATCAGAGGTATGGTGACAGAGAGAATTTATCTGATGCTCAGCAACAAATATAAGAAGATGGGGAAAAAGGAGGTAGCTGTCAATGAATAA
- a CDS encoding transcriptional regulator GutM yields MSNHVVILFGVFLVLFLLQSAGGFFQIKDYEKAVRRVNQNGTVGIGQKRGRLLSGGHIVILACGDDGRITGGEAMDGISFLARFHPVAEVYQVKLLDRDFREVLSELRGMTKKKQKYYKGYIQALEALEMRG; encoded by the coding sequence ATGTCAAATCATGTAGTGATTCTTTTTGGAGTATTTCTGGTATTGTTTTTGCTCCAGTCGGCGGGCGGCTTTTTTCAGATTAAAGATTATGAGAAAGCTGTGCGGCGGGTGAACCAAAACGGAACGGTAGGAATCGGACAAAAAAGGGGGCGGCTGCTGTCCGGGGGACACATTGTCATTCTTGCATGCGGCGATGACGGAAGGATAACGGGAGGAGAAGCGATGGACGGTATCTCGTTTCTGGCCAGGTTCCATCCGGTTGCTGAGGTTTATCAGGTAAAATTGCTGGACCGGGATTTCCGGGAAGTGCTCTCTGAGCTCCGTGGTATGACGAAAAAAAAGCAGAAGTATTATAAAGGATACATACAGGCGCTGGAAGCATTAGAAATGAGAGGTTAA
- a CDS encoding sugar-binding transcriptional regulator, whose amino-acid sequence MKKIVDDDRLIYKCCNLYYMKNKTQVEICNTLGLSRATVSRMLALGREQGIVKIEVINPISYDYGELEQKLEQRFGLKEAIIVESEPLDTREEQMDMLSEAAFDYLSHILKNDDYVGVTMGRTLSHIAHVDKGYDKGNKLLFVPLYGGISQKRTEKRDVQSNRIAVEFAEKFGGDYVQFLSPGIFSSKEVKDIFLQEETVNYIYEYFSKLRIVVMGIGIPEAGGTALVAEGYLSEKELKDFVEMGAVGDASLYFYNIEGNTQPFDSFNQRVAGISQEQLKSIDIRIGVAGGIEKAKSVIGAVRSKNINVLITDSECARQMLKEV is encoded by the coding sequence ATGAAGAAAATTGTTGATGATGACCGTCTGATTTATAAATGCTGTAACTTATACTATATGAAGAATAAGACCCAGGTGGAGATCTGCAACACACTGGGACTTTCCAGAGCCACGGTTTCCAGGATGCTGGCACTTGGAAGAGAGCAGGGGATTGTGAAGATTGAGGTCATTAATCCAATCAGTTACGATTACGGGGAACTGGAACAGAAGCTGGAGCAGAGATTTGGTCTGAAGGAAGCGATCATTGTGGAGAGTGAACCTCTGGATACAAGAGAAGAGCAGATGGACATGCTGTCTGAGGCAGCCTTTGATTATCTGAGCCATATTCTAAAAAATGATGATTATGTAGGAGTTACCATGGGTAGGACGCTGTCCCATATAGCCCATGTGGATAAAGGTTACGATAAGGGAAATAAACTTTTATTTGTGCCCCTTTACGGGGGTATTTCCCAGAAAAGGACGGAGAAGCGGGATGTCCAGTCCAACCGTATCGCTGTGGAATTTGCTGAGAAGTTCGGTGGGGACTATGTCCAGTTTCTCTCACCTGGGATTTTTTCCAGCAAAGAGGTCAAGGATATTTTTCTTCAAGAGGAAACGGTCAATTATATCTATGAGTATTTTTCTAAGCTGAGGATCGTGGTGATGGGGATCGGCATCCCGGAGGCAGGCGGTACCGCCCTCGTGGCCGAAGGGTATTTGTCGGAGAAGGAACTAAAAGATTTTGTTGAGATGGGTGCAGTGGGGGATGCTTCACTTTACTTTTACAATATCGAGGGCAATACACAGCCCTTTGATTCCTTTAACCAGAGAGTAGCAGGTATTTCCCAGGAACAGCTCAAAAGCATCGATATCAGGATTGGAGTGGCCGGAGGAATTGAAAAAGCAAAATCTGTCATCGGAGCAGTCAGATCCAAGAATATCAATGTCCTGATCACAGACTCAGAATGTGCAAGGCAGATGTTAAAAGAAGTGTGA
- a CDS encoding HAD family hydrolase, whose product MKQYKGAVFFDYDGTLVDEVDHIKTVTPKTLEAVKKLQDNGYAALLCSGRTKRFLEADIEHFDGAVTCNGSYAEVDGEVLRDIFIEEDLLHEVIDKYFVRDTIIQMDTQDVTYYLHNDEEFFKYFCRLFSLPMEWYAPWKYWKKQHISKLTMNYKAPDVFEDFKKEYADTFECAKHVRENFFDITLKGVTKGDAVVQVAKDLGLSRENLYAFGDSDNDVEMLRNVGTGIGMGRCSDAVRAVADMFTQTTKENGIYNALEGLELI is encoded by the coding sequence ATGAAACAATATAAAGGAGCGGTATTTTTTGATTATGACGGGACACTGGTGGATGAGGTAGATCATATTAAGACAGTCACGCCTAAGACCCTGGAGGCTGTCAAGAAGCTTCAGGACAACGGCTATGCGGCATTGCTCTGTTCCGGGCGGACCAAGCGTTTTTTGGAGGCTGACATCGAACATTTTGACGGTGCGGTCACCTGCAATGGGAGCTATGCGGAAGTTGACGGTGAAGTGCTGCGGGATATCTTTATTGAGGAGGACCTGCTGCACGAAGTCATAGACAAATATTTTGTCAGGGATACGATCATCCAGATGGATACCCAGGATGTCACCTACTACTTACATAACGATGAAGAGTTTTTTAAGTATTTCTGTCGGCTGTTCAGTCTTCCGATGGAGTGGTACGCACCGTGGAAGTACTGGAAGAAACAGCATATATCAAAGCTGACGATGAACTATAAGGCACCGGATGTGTTTGAAGACTTTAAGAAGGAGTACGCGGACACATTTGAATGTGCCAAGCATGTCCGGGAGAATTTCTTTGATATTACTTTAAAGGGTGTTACAAAGGGTGATGCGGTTGTCCAGGTGGCGAAGGATCTGGGGCTTTCCAGAGAGAACCTTTATGCATTCGGTGATTCGGACAACGATGTGGAGATGTTAAGAAACGTAGGAACCGGAATCGGTATGGGCCGCTGCAGCGATGCTGTCAGGGCTGTCGCAGATATGTTTACTCAGACAACAAAGGAAAACGGAATCTATAATGCGCTGGAAGGGTTAGAATTAATATAA
- the gatB gene encoding Asp-tRNA(Asn)/Glu-tRNA(Gln) amidotransferase subunit GatB, whose amino-acid sequence MSRQYETVIGLEVHVELATKTKIFCGCSTEFGGEPNTHTCPVCTGMPGSLPVLNKQVVEYAMAVGLATNCKITQNCKFDRKNYFYPDNPQNYQISQLYLPICRDGHVEIETDGEKKSIGIHEIHMEEDAGKLIHDEWEDCSLVDYNRSGVPLIEIVSEPDMRSADEVIAYLEKLRLIIQYLGASDCKLQEGSMRADVNLSIREAGAKEFGTRTEMKNLNSFKAIRRAIEGETDRQIALLEEGKEVTQETRRWDDAKEKSYPMRSKEDAQDYRYFPDPDLAPVVISDEWIQTIKDAQPELRDEKRSRYKETYGLPDYDIDILTGSKHLADIFEVTIAEGAEAKEVSNWLMGETMRLVNDSEMDLEDISFAPQHLADLIAMVKSNEINRKVAKEVFEKIFKEDVDPKSYVEENGLKSMNDEGAIKGTIEQIVKENPKSVEDYKAGKKKAIGFLVGQTMRATQGKADPGIVNKILKEILDKL is encoded by the coding sequence ATGAGCAGACAATATGAGACTGTCATCGGTCTGGAAGTCCATGTGGAACTGGCGACGAAAACAAAGATTTTCTGTGGATGCAGCACAGAATTCGGCGGGGAGCCCAACACCCATACCTGTCCGGTATGCACCGGAATGCCAGGTTCTCTCCCTGTATTAAACAAACAGGTAGTGGAATACGCCATGGCTGTGGGACTGGCTACCAATTGTAAGATCACTCAGAACTGCAAGTTTGACCGTAAAAATTATTTTTATCCGGATAACCCGCAGAACTACCAGATCTCCCAGTTATATCTGCCAATCTGCCGGGACGGGCACGTGGAAATTGAGACAGACGGAGAAAAGAAATCCATTGGGATTCATGAGATCCATATGGAAGAGGATGCAGGAAAGCTGATCCACGATGAATGGGAGGACTGTTCTTTGGTTGATTATAACCGTTCCGGCGTACCGCTGATCGAGATCGTCTCTGAACCGGATATGCGTTCTGCCGACGAAGTTATCGCTTATCTGGAAAAATTGAGACTGATCATTCAGTATCTCGGAGCCTCTGACTGTAAACTTCAGGAAGGTTCTATGAGGGCTGACGTGAATCTCTCCATAAGAGAAGCGGGAGCCAAAGAATTCGGAACCAGGACGGAGATGAAAAACCTGAACTCTTTTAAAGCCATAAGGCGTGCAATTGAGGGAGAGACAGACCGTCAGATTGCCCTTTTAGAGGAAGGAAAAGAAGTGACCCAGGAGACAAGACGTTGGGACGATGCCAAAGAAAAATCCTACCCGATGCGCTCCAAGGAGGACGCCCAGGATTACCGTTATTTCCCTGACCCTGACCTGGCACCGGTTGTGATCAGTGATGAGTGGATCCAGACAATAAAAGATGCGCAGCCGGAGCTACGTGATGAAAAACGCAGCCGCTATAAGGAAACATACGGCCTGCCGGATTATGATATCGACATTCTCACTGGAAGCAAGCATTTGGCAGATATTTTTGAGGTAACGATCGCAGAAGGAGCCGAGGCAAAGGAAGTCTCCAACTGGCTGATGGGTGAGACAATGCGCCTGGTCAATGATTCAGAGATGGATCTGGAGGACATTTCTTTTGCACCGCAACATCTGGCAGATCTGATCGCCATGGTGAAGAGTAATGAGATCAACAGGAAAGTGGCAAAAGAAGTCTTTGAAAAAATCTTCAAAGAAGATGTGGATCCAAAGTCCTATGTAGAGGAAAACGGACTGAAATCTATGAATGATGAAGGAGCCATTAAGGGAACCATTGAACAGATCGTAAAGGAAAATCCGAAATCTGTGGAGGATTACAAAGCAGGAAAGAAAAAAGCCATTGGATTCCTCGTGGGACAGACCATGAGAGCAACCCAGGGCAAGGCAGATCCGGGTATCGTCAATAAGATACTGAAAGAGATTCTGGATAAACTATAA
- the gatA gene encoding Asp-tRNA(Asn)/Glu-tRNA(Gln) amidotransferase subunit GatA: MGILDLTALELGRKIKAKEISVREATQAVLDQIREIEPTVHGYVSYDEESALKRADEVQQKIDDGILTGPLAGVPMAVKDNICTKGYATTCASKILENFVPTYAAQAVENLIDAGAVIIGKTNMDEFAMGSTTETSAFGPTKNPWNEEHVPGGSSGGSAAAVAAGECFMALGSDTGGSIRQPASFCGITGMKPTYGTISRYGLIAYGSSLDQIGPMAKDVSDCAALLEAVSSYDKKDSTSIEREEYDFTQALVDDVRGMKIGIPKDYFGDGLDQEVREAVLKAAKTLEQKGAMIEEFDLGLVEYAIPAYYVIAAAEASSNLSRFDGIKYGYRAKGTEGLHDMYKKTRSEGFGPEVKRRIMLGSFVLSSGYYDAYYLKALRTKALIKQEFDKAFASYDLILGPAAPTTAPKLGESLSDPIKMYLGDIYTISANLAGLPGISVPCGKDSKGLPIGLQLLGDCFQEKKLIRAAFAYEQTRTYEAPEITKGGVR; encoded by the coding sequence ATGGGAATTTTAGATTTAACAGCCCTGGAACTGGGCAGGAAAATAAAAGCAAAAGAGATTTCCGTCAGGGAGGCAACGCAGGCTGTTTTGGACCAGATCCGGGAAATAGAACCGACTGTCCACGGGTATGTATCTTATGATGAGGAGAGCGCCTTGAAAAGGGCCGATGAAGTACAGCAGAAAATCGATGACGGAATATTGACCGGGCCTCTGGCCGGTGTTCCGATGGCGGTGAAGGACAATATCTGTACAAAAGGATATGCCACCACATGTGCTTCCAAGATCCTTGAAAATTTTGTTCCCACTTATGCTGCACAGGCAGTGGAAAACCTCATAGACGCTGGGGCAGTCATCATTGGAAAGACCAACATGGATGAGTTTGCCATGGGAAGCACCACTGAGACTTCTGCCTTCGGACCGACAAAGAATCCATGGAATGAGGAACATGTGCCAGGAGGATCTTCCGGCGGTTCAGCTGCGGCGGTGGCAGCAGGAGAATGTTTTATGGCTCTTGGCTCTGACACGGGCGGATCTATCCGCCAGCCGGCTTCTTTTTGCGGAATTACAGGAATGAAACCAACTTATGGGACTATCTCCAGATATGGATTGATCGCTTACGGCTCCTCTCTGGATCAGATTGGACCGATGGCCAAAGATGTATCCGACTGTGCCGCTCTTCTGGAAGCAGTCTCATCTTATGATAAAAAAGATTCCACATCCATTGAGCGGGAAGAATATGATTTCACGCAAGCCCTGGTGGATGATGTAAGAGGAATGAAGATCGGAATCCCTAAGGATTATTTTGGAGACGGACTGGACCAGGAGGTCAGAGAAGCCGTTTTGAAAGCGGCAAAGACACTGGAGCAAAAAGGTGCAATGATCGAAGAGTTTGACCTGGGCCTTGTAGAATACGCCATTCCCGCATATTATGTCATCGCTGCGGCGGAGGCAAGCTCTAACCTGTCACGGTTTGACGGGATAAAATACGGATACAGAGCAAAAGGGACAGAAGGTCTTCATGATATGTATAAAAAGACCCGTTCGGAAGGATTCGGGCCGGAGGTCAAGAGAAGGATCATGCTTGGTTCCTTTGTGTTAAGTTCCGGGTATTATGATGCATATTATCTAAAAGCCTTGAGGACAAAAGCTCTGATCAAACAGGAGTTTGACAAAGCCTTTGCCTCCTATGACTTGATCTTAGGACCTGCGGCGCCGACAACCGCTCCGAAGCTGGGAGAGAGTCTCAGTGACCCGATCAAGATGTATTTGGGAGATATCTATACGATTTCTGCCAATTTAGCAGGCCTGCCGGGCATCAGTGTCCCATGCGGAAAGGACAGCAAAGGGCTGCCGATCGGACTGCAGCTTTTAGGAGACTGTTTCCAGGAAAAGAAACTGATCCGTGCGGCTTTCGCATATGAACAGACGAGAACTTATGAAGCACCGGAGATAACAAAAGGAGGTGTGCGGTAA
- the gatC gene encoding Asp-tRNA(Asn)/Glu-tRNA(Gln) amidotransferase subunit GatC has protein sequence MANHISDETIEYVGILAKLELSGEEKEQAKKDMESMLDYVDKLNELDTDGVEPMSHVFPVHNVFREDVVTNENDREEILKNAPEKKDGAFMVPKTVE, from the coding sequence ATGGCAAATCACATCAGTGATGAAACAATCGAATATGTCGGGATCTTAGCAAAACTGGAGCTGTCCGGCGAAGAAAAGGAACAGGCGAAAAAGGATATGGAGAGTATGCTGGACTACGTTGATAAGCTGAATGAGCTGGACACCGATGGTGTTGAGCCGATGTCACATGTATTTCCGGTACACAATGTATTTAGAGAAGATGTTGTCACCAACGAAAATGACAGAGAAGAGATTCTTAAAAACGCACCAGAAAAGAAGGATGGAGCCTTTATGGTTCCAAAGACTGTAGAATAG
- a CDS encoding HAD family hydrolase codes for MKKGLILDMDGVIVDSEVVYLKAFKKWFQKHGIEMELADFEKVIGTPYADAIDYFMEFWGDRSSREEFEEKFTRMKESITFDYRDILNPGVDELLTYCRERQIKTTLASGNSMDCIEKMLADCELEKHFDFVISGERLTRNKPHPDVYLKAMEYMGLEPEECITLEDSQIGIRASKNAGIFTVAKVPEMYRLEQEEADTKVNHIKEVISMLKDA; via the coding sequence ATGAAAAAAGGTTTGATCTTGGATATGGACGGCGTTATTGTGGACAGTGAAGTGGTGTACCTGAAGGCATTTAAGAAGTGGTTTCAAAAACATGGGATTGAAATGGAGTTGGCGGATTTTGAGAAGGTGATCGGTACTCCATATGCGGATGCCATTGATTATTTTATGGAGTTTTGGGGAGACAGGAGCAGCAGGGAAGAATTTGAGGAGAAGTTTACCCGCATGAAAGAAAGCATCACTTTTGACTATCGTGATATTCTGAATCCGGGAGTGGACGAGCTGCTTACATATTGCAGGGAGAGACAGATTAAGACAACACTGGCATCGGGTAATTCTATGGACTGTATTGAAAAAATGCTGGCTGACTGTGAGCTGGAAAAGCATTTTGATTTTGTGATCAGTGGAGAACGGCTTACTAGGAATAAGCCACATCCGGATGTTTATCTAAAGGCGATGGAGTACATGGGGCTGGAGCCGGAAGAGTGCATTACACTGGAAGATTCTCAGATCGGGATCAGGGCGTCCAAAAATGCAGGGATCTTTACAGTGGCAAAGGTGCCTGAGATGTACCGGTTAGAACAGGAAGAAGCTGATACAAAAGTAAATCATATAAAAGAAGTGATCTCGATGTTAAAAGACGCGTGA
- a CDS encoding thiamine diphosphokinase: MHILILTGGDLDTVFARSYIQTQTFDKIITADRGLLYAEQLGIQPDFILGDFDSCPDETLKRFKEENIMILPREKDDTDTGIAMEQAVSMGAGKVTVLGSTGTRLDHVLGNMGQLVYALKHGVEAYIVDAHNRIRAVDRPLKLEKREQFGDYISLIPVGTVTGVTLHGFYYPLNNDTLLFQETWGISNELVDETGVIEMKDGILLIVESKD, translated from the coding sequence ATGCATATATTAATTTTAACAGGCGGAGATTTAGACACAGTCTTCGCCCGTTCTTATATCCAGACACAGACATTTGACAAAATCATTACTGCGGACAGGGGACTTCTATACGCAGAACAGCTTGGGATCCAGCCGGATTTTATCCTTGGTGACTTTGACAGCTGCCCGGACGAGACGCTCAAACGGTTTAAAGAAGAAAATATCATGATCCTTCCCAGGGAAAAGGATGACACGGACACAGGGATTGCCATGGAACAGGCAGTCAGCATGGGAGCAGGGAAAGTCACTGTGCTGGGAAGCACCGGAACCAGACTGGATCATGTACTAGGAAATATGGGACAGCTTGTTTATGCTCTAAAGCATGGGGTGGAGGCATACATTGTGGATGCCCACAACCGTATCCGGGCCGTGGACCGCCCTTTGAAACTGGAAAAGAGAGAACAGTTTGGAGATTATATCTCCCTGATCCCTGTGGGCACGGTGACGGGAGTGACACTTCACGGTTTTTATTATCCCCTGAACAACGACACTCTTCTGTTCCAGGAAACATGGGGGATCAGTAATGAACTGGTGGATGAGACAGGGGTCATTGAAATGAAGGACGGTATCCTGCTGATTGTTGAGAGCAAAGACTGA
- the rsgA gene encoding ribosome small subunit-dependent GTPase A codes for MQGRIIKGIAGFYYVYADGGLYECKAKGIFRNRKMKPLVGDVVEIEVLDEDKKLGNLTEILPRRNELIRPAVANVDQALVIFAAKNPKPNYNLLDRFLLMMEKQQVPAVVCFNKTDLARERELSVLTDVYKDCGYRVIFTSVSEETGLSEIREAVEHKTTVLAGPSGVGKSSMMNLLYPQAAMETGEVSEKIKRGKHTTRHSELIHVEGDTFVMDTPGFSSLFVDMFEEDEIKYYFKEFEPYEGKCRFQGCSHTHEPGCGVKEALEQGKISQIRYDNYVLIYHELKEKRKW; via the coding sequence ATGCAGGGAAGAATAATCAAAGGAATTGCAGGATTTTATTATGTCTACGCAGACGGCGGATTATATGAGTGCAAAGCGAAAGGTATTTTCAGGAACCGGAAGATGAAGCCTCTGGTAGGTGATGTGGTTGAGATCGAGGTACTGGATGAGGATAAAAAACTTGGGAATCTGACAGAGATCCTTCCGCGAAGGAACGAATTGATCCGTCCCGCCGTGGCAAACGTAGACCAGGCACTGGTGATCTTTGCGGCTAAAAACCCAAAACCCAATTACAATCTATTGGACCGATTTTTATTGATGATGGAAAAACAGCAGGTTCCTGCGGTGGTCTGTTTTAACAAGACAGATCTGGCCAGGGAAAGAGAACTGTCTGTGTTAACAGATGTTTACAAGGACTGCGGGTACAGGGTGATCTTTACCAGTGTTTCCGAGGAGACAGGACTTTCTGAGATAAGAGAGGCTGTGGAGCACAAGACGACTGTGCTGGCAGGTCCGTCAGGGGTAGGCAAATCTTCTATGATGAACCTTCTGTATCCACAGGCGGCTATGGAGACCGGAGAGGTCAGTGAAAAGATCAAAAGAGGAAAGCATACCACCAGACATTCTGAACTGATCCATGTGGAAGGTGACACGTTTGTGATGGATACTCCGGGATTCAGCTCCTTGTTTGTGGATATGTTTGAGGAAGATGAGATCAAGTATTACTTCAAGGAGTTCGAGCCATATGAAGGCAAGTGCAGATTTCAGGGATGCAGCCATACCCACGAGCCGGGATGCGGCGTCAAGGAAGCGCTGGAGCAGGGGAAAATCAGCCAGATCCGGTATGACAACTATGTACTCATCTATCATGAATTAAAAGAAAAGAGAAAATGGTAA